In the Populus trichocarpa isolate Nisqually-1 chromosome 1, P.trichocarpa_v4.1, whole genome shotgun sequence genome, one interval contains:
- the LOC127904269 gene encoding uncharacterized protein LOC127904269, translated as MEDEERAHRDAHFQEELESLKTSVARLTSLLEQTLRNTSGEGPSNPPVTFNQIPTIAQPEERMSEHGQEPQHNPTFVQSATPAPNPVVMDAFANESRKAKSSDSIDQDKMEALEARLRVIEGVDLYDPVRAAEMCLVPNVVVPKKFHVPEFIKYSGTQCPMTHLNWYMRLDNTKIRRWKDLVEAFVKQYKYNMDIAPDRTSLSNLGKKDKESIREYAQRWRESAAQVHPPLLDKEMVTLFADTLKAPYYEHVMGSSAQQFTDAVVVCERIEQGVKSGRISAPIEKRGFERKEVNHVGDDYRGSKNTFQNYHTPSQITNINSSPPTKKPEPQNFQAKSQIGNYQRVQEQLPPLPLPLNEMYQKLLSIGHVAPEPLAPLQPPYPGWYKPELTCEYHAGVSGHSIHTCNAFKRKLQQLIKAGWIAFEDTPNVNTNPLPNHA; from the exons atggaagatgaagagcgcGCTCATCGTGACGcccattttcaagaagagttggagtctcTGAAGACAAGTGTGGCTCGCctcactagcttactcgagcaaacactGAGAAATACCTCTGGTGAAGGTCCTTCTAACCCACCGGTCACCTTTAATCAGATTCCAACAATAGCTCAGCCCGAAGAAAGAATGAGTGAACATGGTCAAGAGCCTCAACATAATCCAACATTTGTGCAGTCAGCAACACCTGCACCAAACCCTGTAGTCATGGATGCATTTGCTAACGAGTCCCGCAAGGCCAAGTCATCTGATAGCATTGATCAAGATAAGATGGAGGCGCTGGAAGCTAGACTCAGAGTAATTGAAGGGGTAGACTTATATGATCCGGTAAGGGCAGCGGAGATGTGTCTAGTCCCAAATGTGGTTGTCCCGAAGAAGTTTCATGTTCCTGAGTTCATCAAATATAGTGGAACACAATGCCCCATGACTCACCTCAA ctggtacatgagattgGACAACACAAAGATCCGGAGATGGAAAGATCTTGTTGAGGCTTTTGTCAAGCAATACAAGTACAACATGGACATTGCTCCTGATAGAACTAGCTTGTCCAATTTAGGGAAGAAGGATAAAGAAAGCATAAGGGAATATGCTCAAAGATGGCGAGAATCAGCTGCTCAAGTCCATCCTCCACTTCTGGACAAAGAGATGGTCACTTTATTTGCCGACACACTTAAAGCGCCATATTACGAGCATGTGATGGGTAGTTCGGCTCAACAATTCACTGATGCTGTAGTAGTGTGCGAACGCATAGAGCAAGGTGTCAAGAGTGGTAGAATTTCTGCACCCATCGAGAAAAGAGGCTTTGAAAGGAAGGAGGTCAACCATGTTGGAGATGACTATAGGGGTAGCAAAAACACATTCCAAAACTATCACACTCCATCCCAAATTACTAACATCAACTCTTCACCTCCCACCAAAAAACCCGAGCCCCAAAACTTTCAAGCCAAAAGCCAAATTGGAAATTACCAAAGGGTCCAAGAACAACTACCTCCATTACCGCTGCCCCTGAATGAAATGTACCAAAAGCTATTAAGCATCGGACATGTAGCTCCCGAACCTCTAGCGCCTTTGCAGCCACCTTACCCCGGCTGGTACAAGCCAGAGCTCACTTGTGAATACCATGCTGGTGTTTCCGGACATAGCATTCATACTTGCAATGCCTTCAAGAGAAAGCTTCAGCAATTAATCAAGGCAGGGTGGATAGCATTCGAAGACACTCCTAATGTGAACACGAACCCTCTACCTAATCATGCTTGA